The genomic interval CGCCGGCGCGCGGGAAGCGCCTGCACCGTCTCCACCAGCCCCTCCACAGCCGCCGGGTTGTGCGCATAGTCCACCAGCACCCGCACCTCGCCCAGGCGCAGCAGGTTCAGGCGGCCCGGCGTCATGGACGGCGACGGGAAGAAGGAGAGCAGCCCCGCCCGGATGGTGTCGTACCGCACCCCCTGCACGTAGGCCGCAAGGATGGCGGCCAGCACGTTCTGCTGCTGGAACCGCGCGGCGCCCCCCATCATCAGCGGCACCTCGCGCTGCGTGGCGATGGGAATGCGCAGCCGCCCGCGCCGGATGACGAACTCGCCGTCCTCCACCCGCGCGCCGATGCCGCCACGCTCGATGTGGTCGTCGAACACGCGGTTCTCCCCCGGCTGCATCGTCGAGAAGAGCACGATGTCGCCCCCCGAACGGTCGCGCATCCGGTAGACCAGCGGGTCGTCGGCGTTCAGCACCGCGTGCCCCTCGCGCTTCACCACCGCGGGGACCACGGACTTGACCTCCGCCAGCTGCTCCACGGTGTTGATGCCGCGCAGCCCCAGGTGGTCGGCCGCCACGTTCAGCACCACGCCCACGTCGCACTCGTCGAACCCCAGCCCGGCCCGGATCACCCCGCCGCGCGCCGTTTCCAGCACGGCCACTTCCACCGTGGGGTTGGAGAGGATGATGTTGGCGCTGAAGGGCCCCGTCATGTCGCCCTCCATCACCAGCCGGTTCTGCAGGTACACGCCGTCCGTGGTCGTGAACCCCACCGTCTTTCCCGTCTGCCGGAACAGGTGGGCCGTCAGCCGCGTGGTCGTCGTCTTTCCGTTCGTCCCCGTGATGGCGACGACGGGAATGGTGTACGGCGACCCCGGCGGATACAGCATGTCGATGATGGGCGCGCCCACGTTGCGCGGCTGGCCCTCCGACGGGTGCGAGTGCATCCGCAGCCCCGGCGCGGCGTTCACCTCGATGATCACCGCGCGGTTCTCGCGGAAGGGCACCGTGATGTCGGGCGAGAGCACGTCGATCCCCGCGATGTCGAGCCCCACGATCCCCGCCGCCATCTCGCAGGCGGTCACGTTGTCCGGGTGCACCTCGTCCGTCCGGTCGATAGACGTGCCCCCGGTCGACAGGTTCGCCGTCGCCCGCAGGTACACCCGCTCGCCCGGCGCCGGCACGTCCTGCTGCGTGCGGGCGGACGAGGCCAGGTACGCGTCCGTGGCCGCGTCGTCGGGGAGCTGCGTCAGCGTGCGCGAGTGCCCCCGGCCGCGGCGCGGGTCCTGGTTGGCGATGCGGATCAGCTCGGCGATGGTGTGCTGTCCATCCCCCACCACGTGGGCGGGCACGCGCTCGGCCACGGCCGCCACCTTGCCGTCCACCACCAGCACCCGGTAGTCGCTGCCGGTGACGTACTGCTCGATGACCACCTTGCGCGAGAACTTGGCGGCCACCTCGAAGGCGGCCCGCACCCCGTCGTCGTCGTCGATGCGGCCGG from Longimicrobium sp. carries:
- the cphA gene encoding cyanophycin synthetase: MSQALTEAPAPPREFDPEELRVSRLRAVRGPNFWRLAPVIACDLRLGALEDVPTTAIPGFNEQLLELMPTLYEHPCSRGTEGGFIERLREGTHLPHVLEHVALELQTLAGTDVSFGRVVESGDPGVWWLIVAYEEEDVGLEAVRQAVRLVKACMKGEPYDIKYAVEDLHDLLESVRLGPSTAAIVEEARRRGIPVRRLNSHSLVQLGLGVNLRRVQAAMSDYTSAIGVEIAQDKDDTRRVLGAIGLPVPEGSVATTLERAVEVAHEIGWPVLLKPLDASHGRGISGRIDDDDGVRAAFEVAAKFSRKVVIEQYVTGSDYRVLVVDGKVAAVAERVPAHVVGDGQHTIAELIRIANQDPRRGRGHSRTLTQLPDDAATDAYLASSARTQQDVPAPGERVYLRATANLSTGGTSIDRTDEVHPDNVTACEMAAGIVGLDIAGIDVLSPDITVPFRENRAVIIEVNAAPGLRMHSHPSEGQPRNVGAPIIDMLYPPGSPYTIPVVAITGTNGKTTTTRLTAHLFRQTGKTVGFTTTDGVYLQNRLVMEGDMTGPFSANIILSNPTVEVAVLETARGGVIRAGLGFDECDVGVVLNVAADHLGLRGINTVEQLAEVKSVVPAVVKREGHAVLNADDPLVYRMRDRSGGDIVLFSTMQPGENRVFDDHIERGGIGARVEDGEFVIRRGRLRIPIATQREVPLMMGGAARFQQQNVLAAILAAYVQGVRYDTIRAGLLSFFPSPSMTPGRLNLLRLGEVRVLVDYAHNPAAVEGLVETVQALPARRR